A single Musa acuminata AAA Group cultivar baxijiao chromosome BXJ2-1, Cavendish_Baxijiao_AAA, whole genome shotgun sequence DNA region contains:
- the LOC135598837 gene encoding putative polyol transporter 1 — MGGQSSDARDSSLETMGPPPPKRGYNKYATGCAMLASLASILLGYDIGVMSGAELFIKDDLKLNDTQIEILLGVLNLYSLVGSFAAGFTSDWIGRRYTIVFAATIFFTGALLMGFATNYAFLMVGRFVAGIGVGYALMIAPTYTAEVAPASSRGFLTSFPEVFINSGILLGYVSNYAFSHLRESLGWRLMLGVGAIPSVFLGLGVLAMPESPRWLIMQGRLAEARKVLEKTSDTPEEAKLRLSDIKIAAGIPEDCDDDVVPMPKKTRSRGVWKDLLVRPTPSVRRVLIAAVGLHFFQQASGIDSVVLYSPKVFEKAGIQGNTKLLGTTVAVGFTKTLFILVATFLLDRVGRRPLLLTSFAGMILSLAGLGLGLTAAEHHTDGHLPWAVGLSIACVLAYVAFFSIGAGPITWVYSSEIFPLRLRAVGASIGVAVNRVTSGVITMTFISLYKAISLGGSFFLYGGIAAVAWVFFFTYLPETRGRNLEDMEELFGKEKEVDKQTKEENRVEMVNASNRNGNTR, encoded by the exons ATGGGTGGTCAGAGTTCCGATGCCCGGGACTCCTCGCTGGAGACCATGGGGCCGCCGCCGCCCAAGAGGGGATACAACAAGTACGCCACCGGCTGCGCCATGCTTGCCTCCTTGGCCTCCATCCTTTTGGGCTATG ACATTGGAGTGATGAGTGGAGCTGAACTGTTCATCAAGGACGACCTCAAACTGAATGACACACAGATTGAGATCCTGCTCGGGGTGCTCAACCTCTACTCCCTCGTCGGCTCCTTCGCCGCCGGCTTCACATCGGACTGGATCGGACGCCGCTATACCATCGTCTTTGCCGCTACCATCTTCTTCACCGGGGCCCTCCTCATGGGGTTCGCCACCAACTACGCCTTCCTCATGGTCGGCCGCTTCGTTGCCGGCATTGGCGTTGGGTACGCCCTCATGATAGCCCCGACCTACACCGCCGAGGTCGCCCCGGCCTCCTCCCGGGGCTTCCTCACCTCCTTCCCCGAGGTCTTCATCAACTCCGGCATCCTCCTCGGCTACGTCTCCAACTACGCCTTCTCGCACCTCCGCGAGTCCCTTGGCTGGCGGCTCATGCTCGGCGTCGGCGCCATTCCTTCCGTCTTCCTCGGCCTCGGCGTGCTCGCCATGCCCGAGTCCCCTCGGTGGCTCATCATGCAAGGCCGGCTCGCCGAGGCCAGGAAGGTCCTGGAGAAGACGTCCGACACGCCGGAGGAGGCGAAGCTCCGTCTGTCGGACATCAAGATCGCCGCCGGCATCCCCGAGGACTGCGACGACGACGTCGTGCCCATGCCCAAGAAAACCCGCAGCAGGGGTGTGTGGAAAGACCTCTTGGTCCGGCCAACGCCTTCGGTGCGGCGAGTGCTGATCGCGGCAGTCGGGCTTCACTTCTTCCAGCAAGCCTCAGGCATCGACTCGGTGGTGCTCTACAGTCCCAAAGTGTTCGAGAAGGCCGGGATCCAGGGGAACACGAAGCTGCTGGGCACGACGGTGGCGGTCGGCTTCACCAAAACACTCTTCATCCTGGTAGCGACGTTCCTGCTGGACCGCGTCGGGCGGCGGCCACTGTTACTGACCAGCTTTGCAGGGATGATCTTGTCACTGGCCGGCCTCGGACTCGGCCTCACTGCCGCCGAACACCACACCGACGGGCATCTCCCATGGGCTGTCGGGCTATCAATAGCATGCGTTCTGGCCTACGTCGCCTTCTTCTCCATCGGCGCCGGGCCGATAACATGGGTCTACAGCTCGGAGATCTTCCCGCTAAGGCTGCGGGCGGTCGGTGCGAGCATCGGGGTGGCGGTGAACCGCGTGACCAGCGGCGTGATCACCATGACCTTCATCTCTCTCTACAAGGCCATATCCCTCGGTGGCAGCTTCTTCTTGTACGGCGGCATCGCGGCCGTGGCGTGGGTCTTCTTCTTCACTTACTTGCCGGAGACCCGAGGAAGAAACCTCGAGGACATGGAAGAGCTCTTCGGAAAGGAGAAGGAGGTGGACAAGCAGACGAAGGAAGAGAACAGAGTTGAAATGGTCAACGCAAGTAACCGTAATGGTAATACACGATGA
- the LOC135598080 gene encoding probable polyol transporter 6, with amino-acid sequence MEGQGESGVSARGAKTYAFACAIIASIISILMGYDTGVMSGAMLFMKEDLNIQDEQVEVLAGIMNICALVGSLTAGRLSDWIGRRYTIVVASIIFFVGAVLMGLGLNYGMLFSGRCIAGVGVGYALMVAPVYSAEISSPSSRGFLTSLPEICISAGILLGYVSNYFLRHLPLKYGWRLMLGVAAVPSVMLAVGILAMPESPRWLVMQGRLKDAREVLLRVSNTKEEAELRLREIKAAAGVDESCTDDVVEPVATHRGEGVWKELLLRPTPAVRRILIAALGIHFFEHATGIEAVVLYTPRIFKKAGISSRSKLLFVTMGMGVTKTAFILVATFLLDKVGRRPLLLTSVAGMILSLSSLGIGLTMADHSQQTLPWALGLCIASLLLFVAFFSVGLAPVTWVYSSEIFPLRLRAQGASMGVAVNRLMNGTVSMTFISLYKAITIGGAFFLFAGIAVLAWIFFFFCCPETKGVSLERIEEVFSKGCDGSSVAEDEGVAMANVASPNGHLKSSKS; translated from the exons atggagGGACAGGGAGAGAGCGGTGTGTCGGCAAGAGGAGCGAAAACGTATGCCTTTGCCTGTGCTATCATCGCTTCCATCATCTCCATCTTGATGGGCTACG ATACCGGAGTGATGAGCGGCGCCATGCTGTTCATGAAGGAGGATCTCAACATACAGGATGAGCAGGTGGAGGTGCTTGCGGGGATCATGAACATATGCGCGTTGGTCGGATCCTTAACCGCCGGGAGGCTGTCCGACTGGATCGGCCGGCGCTACACCATCGTCGTTGCCTCCATCATCTTCTTTGTAGGGGCGGTCTTGATGGGCTTGGGCCTCAACTACGGCATGCTCTTCTCCGGGAGGTGCATCGCGGGCGTCGGGGTCGGCTACGCCTTGATGGTCGCTCCTGTGTACTCGGCGGAGATCTCTTCCCCTTCCTCCCGCGGCTTCCTCACCTCCCTCCCAGAGATCTGCATCAGCGCCGGCATTCTGCTCGGGTACGTCTCCAACTACTTCCTGCGGCACCTCCCGCTGAAGTACGGCTGGCGTTTGATGCTCGGCGTCGCCGCGGTGCCTTCGGTCATGCTGGCCGTGGGGATTCTGGCCATGCCGGAGTCACCGCGGTGGCTGGTCATGCAAGGGCGGCTCAAGGACGCCCGGGAGGTGCTGCTGCGGGTGTCGAACACGAAAGAGGAGGCGGAGCTAAGGCTACGGGAGATAAAGGCGGCCGCGGGGGTCGACGAGAGCTGCACCGACGACGTCGTCGAGCCGGTCGCCACGCACCGCGGGGAAGGCGTCTGGAAGGAGTTGCTGCTCCGGCCCACCCCTGCGGTGAGGCGCATCCTCATCGCCGCCCTCGGCATCCATTTCTTCGAGCACGCCACCGGGATCGAAGCCGTGGTGCTCTACACCCCGAGGATCTTCAAGAAGGCGGGGATCAGCAGCAGGAGCAAGCTCCTGTTCGTCACCATGGGCATGGGGGTCACCAAGACGGCCTTCATCCTGGTGGCCACCTTCCTGCTGGACAAGGTGGGCAGGAGGCCCCTGTTGCTGACGAGCGTGGCCGGGATGATCCTGTCCCTCTCGAGCTTGGGAATCGGGCTCACCATGGCGGATCACAGCCAGCAAACGCTGCCATGGGCGCTCGGCCTCTGCATTGCCTCCCTGCTCCTCTTCGTGGCCTTCTTCTCCGTCGGCCTGGCGCCCGTCACCTGGGTCTACAGCTCGGAGATATTTCCCCTGAGGTTGAGGGCACAGGGAGCCAGCATGGGGGTGGCTGTGAACAGGCTGATGAATGGAACGGTGTCCATGACCTTCATCTCTCTCTACAAGGCCATCACCATCGGTGGTGCCTTCTTCCTCTTCGCAGGCATTGCGGTCTTGGCctggatcttcttcttcttctgctgcccCGAGACGAAGGGGGTGTCCCTGGAGAGGATCGAGGAGGTCTTCAGCAAGGGATGCGATGGAAGCTCAGTGGCCGAGGACGAGGGAGTTGCCATGGCGAATGTAGCTTCTCCAAATGGTCACCTAAAATCATCCAAGTCATGA
- the LOC135598081 gene encoding probable polyol transporter 6, with translation MEGQGESGVSARGAKTYAFACAIIASIISILMGYDTGVMSGAMLFMKEDLNIQDEQVEVLAGIMNICALVGSLTAGRLSDWIGRRYTIVVASIIFFVGAVLMGLGLNYGMLFSGRCIAGVGVGYALMVAPVYSAEISSPSSRGFLTSLPEICISAGILLGYVSNYFLRHLPLKYGWRLMLGVAAVPSVMLAVGILAMPESPRWLVMQGRLREAREVLLRVSNTKEEAELRLREIKAAAGVDESCTDDVVEPVATHRGEGVWKELLLRPTPAVRRILIAALGIHFFEHATGIEAVVLYTPRIFKKAGISSRSKLLFVTMGMGVTKTAFILVATFLLDKVGRRPLLLTSVAGMILSLSSLGIGLTMADHSQQTLPWALGLCIASLLLFVAFFSVGLAPVTWVYSSEIFPLRLRAQGASMGVAVNRLMNGTVSMTFISLYKAITIGGAFFLFAGIAVLAWIFFFFCCPETKGVSLERIEEVFSKGCDGSSVAEDEGVAMANVASPNGHVKSSES, from the exons aTGGAGGGACAGGGAGAGAGCGGTGTGTCGGCAAGAGGAGCGAAAACGTATGCCTTTGCCTGTGCTATCATCGCTTCCATCATCTCCATCTTGATGGGCTACG ATACCGGAGTGATGAGCGGCGCCATGCTGTTCATGAAGGAGGATCTCAACATACAGGATGAGCAGGTGGAGGTGCTTGCGGGGATCATGAACATATGCGCGTTGGTCGGATCCTTGACCGCCGGGAGGCTGTCCGACTGGATCGGCCGGCGCTACACCATCGTCGTTGCCTCCATCATCTTCTTCGTAGGGGCGGTCTTGATGGGCTTGGGCCTCAACTACGGCATGCTCTTCTCCGGGAGGTGCATCGCGGGCGTCGGGGTCGGCTACGCCTTGATGGTCGCTCCTGTGTACTCGGCGGAGATCTCTTCCCCGTCCTCCCGTGGCTTCCTCACCTCCCTCCCGGAGATCTGCATCAGCGCCGGCATTCTGCTCGGGTACGTCTCCAACTACTTCCTGCGGCACCTCCCGCTAAAGTACGGGTGGCGTTTGATGCTCGGCGTCGCCGCGGTGCCTTCGGTCATGCTGGCCGTGGGGATTCTGGCCATGCCGGAGTCCCCGAGGTGGCTGGTCATGCAAGGCCGGCTCAGGGAAGCCCGGGAGGTGCTGCTGCGGGTGTCGAACACGAAAGAGGAGGCAGAGCTGAGGCTACGGGAGATAAAGGCGGCCGCGGGGGTCGACGAGAGCTGCACCGACGACGTCGTCGAGCCGGTCGCCACGCACCGCGGGGAGGGCGTCTGGAAGGAGCTGCTGCTCCGGCCCACCCCTGCGGTGAGGCGCATCCTCATCGCCGCCCTCGGCATCCATTTCTTCGAGCACGCCACCGGGATCGAAGCCGTGGTGCTCTACACCCCGAGGATCTTCAAGAAGGCGGGGATCAGCAGCAGGAGCAAGCTCCTGTTCGTCACCATGGGCATGGGGGTCACCAAGACGGCCTTCATCCTGGTGGCCACCTTCCTGCTGGACAAGGTGGGCAGGAGGCCCCTGTTGCTGACGAGCGTGGCCGGGATGATCCTGTCCCTCTCGAGCTTGGGGATCGGGCTCACCATGGCGGATCACAGCCAGCAAACGCTGCCATGGGCGCTCGGCCTCTGCATTGCCTCCCTTCTCTTGTTCGTGGCCTTCTTCTCCGTCGGCCTGGCGCCCGTCACCTGGGTCTACAGCTCGGAGATATTTCCCCTGAGGTTGAGGGCACAGGGAGCCAGCATGGGGGTGGCTGTGAACAGGCTGATGAATGGAACGGTGTCCATGACCTTCATCTCTCTCTACAAGGCCATCACCATCGGTGGTGCCTTCTTCCTCTTCGCAGGCATTGCGGTCTTGGCctggatcttcttcttcttctgctgcccCGAGACGAAGGGGGTGTCCCTGGAGAGGATCGAGGAGGTCTTCAGCAAGGGATGCGATGGAAGCTCAGTGGCCGAGGACGAGGGAGTTGCCATGGCGAATGTAGCTTCTCCAAATGGTCACGTAAAATCATCCGAGTCATGA
- the LOC135598835 gene encoding transcription repressor OFP7-like — MGKGFRLRLWRAFPGFKSCRSKDAAASSPVYRLSRVGSDGFDVELQLADHHRHRHPPLISSRCCRPWRFRSPLASAARKGAEADDLPLARETPGYLWREEERWHVVATTGGGGDVPSSPRRKIDSDDGGAFLRKANRRRGAGLRRRRRREATRRRWGNNSSADEDSGWFSSDEENEERLSECFGRCYGDGSEKEEEETLMSSTDVDSCDNLVWRRRAKRSWAAEAAVAVVKRSEDPREDFRQSMAEMVVEKKIFDAAGLEQLLRCFLSLNSSHHHAAIIAAFEDIWAALCSAAGVGAHG, encoded by the coding sequence ATGGGGAAGGGCTTCCGTCTCCGACTATGGCGCGCGTTCCCTGGGTTCAAGAGCTGCCGTTCCAAGGATGCTGCTGCCTCCTCCCCCGTGTACCGTCTCTCTCGCGTCGGCTCAGATGGTTTCGATGTCGAGCTGCAGCTGGCCGATCACCACCGCCATCGCCACCCTCCCTTGATCTCCTCTCGGTGCTGCCGCCCCTGGCGATTCCGCTCGCCGCTGGCTTCAGCTGCAAGGAAGGGTGCCGAAGCTGATGATCTCCCCCTGGCCAGGGAGACGCCGGGTTATCTctggagggaggaggagaggtggCACGTGGTGGCCACCACCGGCGGCGGGGGCGATGTCCCCTCGTCCCCGCGCCGGAAGATCGACTCCGATGATGGAGGGGCGTTTCTGCGCAAGGCGAACAGGCGGAGGGGAGCTGGCCTccggcggaggcggcggagggAGGCCACGAGAAGGAGATGGGGCAATAATTCCTCGGCAGACGAGGACAGCGGGTGGTTCAGCAGCGACGAGGAGAATGAAGAGCGACTGAGCGAGTGTTTCGGTCGGTGCTACGGTGACGGAagtgagaaggaggaggaggagacgctgATGTCGTCGACAGACGTGGACTCGTGCGATAATCTTGTCTGGCGGCGGAGGGCGAAGAGGAGCTGGGCGGCGGAGGCGGCAGTGGCGGTGGTGAAGCGGTCGGAGGATCCGAGGGAGGACTTCCGGCAGTCGATGGCGGAGATGGTGGTGGAGAAGAAGATCTTCGATGCCGCAGGGCTGGAGCAGCTGTTGCGCTGCTTTCTGTCCCTCAACTCGAGCCACCACCACGCCGCCATCATCGCCGCCTTCGAGGACATCTGGGCCGCGCTCTGCTCGGCGGCGGGCGTCGGGGCACATGGCTAG
- the LOC103990474 gene encoding polyol transporter 5, with protein MAQPEKPKRNMYALGCSCLASMTSIVSGYDVAVMSGANLFIKNDLKIDDTKIEILAGIINVYSIIGSIAAGRTSDWIGRRYTMILACAIFFTGALVMALAPNYAILMAGRFVAGVGVGYAFMIAPVYAAEVAPASSRGFLTSFPEVFINFGVLLGYVSNFAFAGLPEHLSWRMMFGVGAVPPVFLALGVLAMPESPRWLVMQGRLGEAKAILAKTSDTPAEAELRLSEIKEAAGIPEGCTDEVVPVPERSHGEGVWKELLITPTPPVRRTLLAALGLQFFQQASGIDSVVLYGPTIFEKAGLKGKTERLGATVAVGFTKTSFILVATFLLDRVGRRPLLLSSAAGMIASLITLASVLLTIDHHPGEKLTWAVALCIATVLTFVGSFSIGLGPIAWVYSSEIFPLRLRAQGASLGASMNRLMSGAVTMSFLSLYKAISISGSFYLYAGIAAAGWVFFYVFLPETRGRNLEEMEELFGKASKSREKAEEKGGIELVKGDGGESHDGRKD; from the exons ATGGCGCAGCCGGAGAAGCCTAAGAGGAACATGTATGCCTTGGGCTGCTCTTGCTTGGCTTCCATGACTTCGATCGTTTCGGGCTATG ACGTAGCAGTGATGAGCGGCGCCAACTTGTTCATCAAAAACGACCTGAAGATCGACGACACCAAGATCGAGATCCTCGCCGGCATCATCAACGTGTACTCCATCATCGGCTCGATCGCGGCCGGGCGAACCTCCGACTGGATCGGCCGACGCTACACCATGATCCTGGCGTGCGCCATCTTCTTCACCGGCGCCCTTGTGATGGCCCTCGCCCCGAATTACGCCATCCTGATGGCGGGTCGCTTCGTGGCCGGCGTCGGCGTCGGCTACGCCTTCATGATCGCCCCCGTGTACGCTGCAGAGGTGGCCCCCGCCTCCTCCCGCGGCTTCCTCACCTCCTTCCCCGAGGTCTTCATCAACTTCGGCGTCCTCCTCGGCTATGTCTCCAACTTCGCCTTCGCTGGGCTCCCGGAGCACCTCAGCTGGCGCATGATGTTCGGCGTGGGCGCGGTGCCGCCCGTCTTCCTGGCCCTCGGCGTCCTCGCGATGCCGGAGTCGCCCCGGTGGCTCGTCATGCAAGGCCGGCTCGGCGAGGCCAAGGCGATCCTCGCGAAGACCTCCGACACGCCGGCGGAGGCGGAGCTGCGTCTCTCGGAGATCAAAGAAGCTGCCGGGATACCAGAAGGTTGCACCGACGAGGTTGTGCCGGTGCCCGAGCGCAGCCACGGGGAAGGCGTTTGGAAGGAGCTACTGATCACTCCGACGCCGCCGGTCCGCCGCACGCTTCTCGCCGCACTGGGGCTGCAATTCTTCCAGCAGGCCTCCGGCATTGACTCCGTCGTCCTCTACGGCCCCACCATATTCGAGAAGGCAGGGCTGAAGGGCAAGACCGAGCGGCTCGGCGCGACCGTGGCGGTCGGATTCACCAAGACATCGTTTATACTCGTCGCCACGTTCCTCCTGGACCGCGTCGGGCGGCGGCCGCTGCTGCTGAGCAGCGCCGCAGGAATGATCGCTTCTCTGATCACCTTGGCGTCGGTGCTGCTGACCATCGACCACCACCCCGGCGAGAAGCTGACGTGGGCGGTGGCGCTCTGCATCGCCACGGTGCTGACGTTCGTGGGCTCGTTCTCGATCGGCCTCGGACCGATAGCGTGGGTGTACAGCTCGGAGATCTTCCCCCTGAGGCTGAGGGCGCAGGGAGCGAGCCTGGGGGCGTCCATGAACAGGTTGATGAGCGGGGCCGTGACCATGTCGTTCCTGTCACTCTACAAGGCCATTAGCATATCGGGGAGCTTCTACCTGTACGCCGGCATCGCGGCTGCCGGTTGGGTCTTCTTCTACGTGTTCTTGCCGGAGACAAGGGGGAGGAACTTGGAGGAGATGGAGGAGCTCTTTGGGAAAGCATCAAAGAGTAGGGAGAAGGCGGAGGAGAAGGGAGGAATTGAGCTGGTAAAGGGGGATGGAGGTGAAAGCCATGATGGCAGGAAGGATTAA